GATGGCCTATCAGCTCCACATGACCAGCGCCGATCTCTATCAACATCATATCAAGCCTGCGGCCTATTTTGTGATGAGCCACGGCCCGGCCTACGGGGTGGAGCGCTGGGAAGAGCAGAGCGGTTACTCGCCCTCGACGATCGCCGCTGAGATCGCCGGCCTGGTGGCGGCGGCCCAGATCGCCCGTGCCAATGGCGATGAGGCCAATGCGCGGCTCTGGCTGGGGGTGGCTGACGACTGGCAGCGCTCGCTGGAGCACTGGGCTGTGACCACTAATGGCCCGCTGGCCAGTCACCCGTACTATATCCGCCTGTCGAAAACGGGTGATCCCAACGCAGCCATTAGCTATAACCTGGGCAATGGTGGCCCGACCCTCGATCAGCGCAGCGTCATCGATGCTGGCTTCCTGGAGCTGGTTCGTCTCGGACTGAAGCCGGCCAACGATCCAGTGATCGCCGAATCGCTGCCGGTGGTCGATGCCACCATCAAGAGCCAGACAAATAGCGGTCCGGGCTGGCATCGCTATAACGGCGACGGCTACGGCGACGCAGCCAGCAATGGACATCCCTGGGCGCCCTCCGGTGTCGGCACGGGCCATGTCTGGCCAGTGCTCGACGAGGAGCGCGGCGAGTATGCCCTGGCCAACGGCGATCTGGCAATGGCGAGCGGGCTACTGGTCACCATGCAGCGCTTTGCCTCGGGCGTGGGCCTCATTCCTGAACAGGACTGGGAGCTACCCGACCTGGCTCCCTCGCCTTATGGTACTGACCCGACGGTGGCCTCCATCGGCTTCCAGAATGGCCATCCCGCCGGCTCGGCCTCGCCACTCACCTGGGCCGAAGGGGCCTTTGTGCGCCTTTTCCTCGACCTGGGCGCTCGCACCCTGCTGGAGCGACCCGCGGCGACCTATACCCGCTATGTGCTGCAGCATCCGGGCCAGGCCGTGCTCAGCATCGCCTCCCCCGGCGATCTGACGGCAGTCGATGGCTCACCGGTCACAGTGCGCGGCAGCTCAGCACCGGGCAATACGATCTACGTAGCCGGCACCAATACCGATAACAACAGTCAGACAGCGCTCGTGAGCACGGTCGCTGCGGCGGACGGCACCTTCAGCGTCCAGCTGCCCATCAGCGGCGGCACCACCGTCATCACCGTGGTCGCTGTCAGCCCGCAGGGGGCCACAGCCCACGCCACGCGCACTATTGTCTGGGATTACACACCGGGCACCGTGCTGCTCGACGTCAGCGATCCTGCGGGAGATGACAACGGGCCGGGCAACTATGCCTACCCGACCGCTGGCGATTTCCACGCTGGGGCCTTCGACATCCTGGAGTTTCGCGTCATCGATAGCGGCGACAGCATCGTCTTCAAGCTGAAGGTGCGCGATCTGATGCCGACCTTTGGCAGTCCGCTCGGGGCCCAGCTCATCGATGTCTACGTGCACGATCCGAATGCCGCCCCCAGCGACACCTCGACGGCGCCGTCCTTCCCGCAGCGCAACTATGTGATTGCTGCCTCGGCGGCCTGGAGTCGGCTCATCGAGGTCCAGGGCTTTGGACAGCGCTACATCGATGCGCAGGGCACAACTCTGGCAAGCGTCAGCATCAGCGCAAACAGCATCTCGCACTTTATCACCTTCAGCGTCCCAAAGGCCAGCCTTGGTCAGCCTGGATCAGGCTGGGGCTTCACGGTCACCCTGACGGGCCAGGATGGCTTCCAATCGGATCAGGCGCGCGCTTTCACCAGCACGCCTGGCCCCTATACCTTCGGCGTCTGCTCCACGGCCAGCAGCGACCCGCACTGCGCCGTTGATCCAGGTACGGTACCGAAGGTTATGGATACCCTGACGCCGCCCGGCCTGCAGCAGGCCGACGAGCTGGACTATACGCGCCATCAGCCAGTGGTCTTACAAGACATAATCATTCCCTAGTTGTGCTTCTTCCTTCGGGTCGTCCTTGCCCGCGGGGGTCTTGGTGGCGCTCCTCGGCCCGGAACCCCGGTCCGGAGGCTGAGGAGCGCCTGCCCCGGTGCTTTCAAGCAGCATTGCACCACATCCGGGCACAGGTACAGAGGAGGCGGAGCCGTCCCATCCCCCCAGGGGATGAGACGGCTCCGCTGCGTTGCGTTAGGGAAGCGATCCCCCTGTACAAGACAGGAAAGGAGCACAGCGTGGAGAGATGAGGAATCTGCGACTGCGCCTGGGCTGGGCGGCGCATCTCTCCTACAGCCTGACCTCTGATCGAAGCTAGCTCAAGCAGCGATCCAGTCCACTCTCGTCGCCGAAGCAGTGGCCGTCGCGCGTCAGAATCACCACCCTCCGAATGCCAGGGAACTGCGTCAGGGTCGCTGTGATCTCGGCCTGCACCCGTGCATCAGCACCAATGCCGGACGAGGTAAGCTGACGGCAGAAGCGCACAGTGGCTGTACCAGGCTCGCTGCGGCTGCCGCGCTGGTTCAGCGTCAGGGTGAAGTCTGGACCACCGACCGGCAGCGGGGCCGCGCAGTTCGAGGGGCCGCTCAGCAGCGTATTCAGCTCGCTGAAGAGGCCAGCGCTGCGCTCGCTGGGCGTCGGTCCGGCGATGAGCATCTGCAAGGCAAAGGTGCCCACAGAAAGCGTCGGCGAGATGCGCTCTACCGGCGAGACAGCGGTTGGATCGCTCGTGACAGAGACAGGGTAGCGCGAGAAAAAGACCTTGATCGGGTAGCCGCCTGACGAGGGGGTGCTGGCTAGCTGACCCTGCACCATCGGAGCGGCATTGGCCTGGCTCTGAGAGTGACCAGCTC
This sequence is a window from Thermogemmatispora onikobensis. Protein-coding genes within it:
- a CDS encoding GerMN domain-containing protein — protein: MIRKIAKRRPTSARPLFLVLSVLSLALAVWLLPTSGAGHSQSQANAAPMVQGQLASTPSSGGYPIKVFFSRYPVSVTSDPTAVSPVERISPTLSVGTFALQMLIAGPTPSERSAGLFSELNTLLSGPSNCAAPLPVGGPDFTLTLNQRGSRSEPGTATVRFCRQLTSSGIGADARVQAEITATLTQFPGIRRVVILTRDGHCFGDESGLDRCLS
- a CDS encoding glucodextranase DOMON-like domain-containing protein; protein product: MIAEEVQRMQRLMHGRSQDASSGYDAWLRQPAPTRLILALLCCALLLVLPGGSASAQARQPYRLAPDGPGALAYFDLARKDCVGTARNTTSKVWFTLADGVLSDVYYPTIDNTNVKALQYIVTDGQTFTDLQTRDTTYSVQLLDGAVLDCRVVTTARSGRYRIVTDYLTDPARDSVVIHLRFMPLVGSLSDYHLYLYFDPTINGNGGGGSGNGGADSALTDTSTGQPLPVAFDTNTHSNAANRSYAVPVYAALAASRPFLQVSNGFLGAGSDGLLQLEQSHALTQSYDEADDGNVVQTAQLDLSHGAELTVALGFGTTRTEALQAARGSLTVPFARLRADYVASWLRYDAGLRPAPRLPGVDDAQWQTLRREYYLSANVIKASEDKTFPGAIVASLASPWGQAVSAGDPNNLFFGSYREVFARDLYEAWTGLLLDGDLQTARDAVTFLFYHQQRPDGSMPRNSLLNGQLAPDSFGTQLDETSYPILMAYQLHMTSADLYQHHIKPAAYFVMSHGPAYGVERWEEQSGYSPSTIAAEIAGLVAAAQIARANGDEANARLWLGVADDWQRSLEHWAVTTNGPLASHPYYIRLSKTGDPNAAISYNLGNGGPTLDQRSVIDAGFLELVRLGLKPANDPVIAESLPVVDATIKSQTNSGPGWHRYNGDGYGDAASNGHPWAPSGVGTGHVWPVLDEERGEYALANGDLAMASGLLVTMQRFASGVGLIPEQDWELPDLAPSPYGTDPTVASIGFQNGHPAGSASPLTWAEGAFVRLFLDLGARTLLERPAATYTRYVLQHPGQAVLSIASPGDLTAVDGSPVTVRGSSAPGNTIYVAGTNTDNNSQTALVSTVAAADGTFSVQLPISGGTTVITVVAVSPQGATAHATRTIVWDYTPGTVLLDVSDPAGDDNGPGNYAYPTAGDFHAGAFDILEFRVIDSGDSIVFKLKVRDLMPTFGSPLGAQLIDVYVHDPNAAPSDTSTAPSFPQRNYVIAASAAWSRLIEVQGFGQRYIDAQGTTLASVSISANSISHFITFSVPKASLGQPGSGWGFTVTLTGQDGFQSDQARAFTSTPGPYTFGVCSTASSDPHCAVDPGTVPKVMDTLTPPGLQQADELDYTRHQPVVLQDIIIP